Proteins encoded by one window of Blautia argi:
- a CDS encoding ABC transporter ATP-binding protein: MKSKPVVMEHFSTVHTSFMVDFTFTNNITILMGDSGTGKTATFSFIRECMAINPQILCLDNYDYQKDIKEILSQTEGKLIVIDNADILLNDDTRKYISLDDKNQYLIIGRNPKNLFATKENLFELASEKVGEQTVFTIKPYI, encoded by the coding sequence ATGAAGAGTAAACCGGTTGTAATGGAACACTTTTCAACAGTGCATACTTCGTTTATGGTGGATTTTACATTTACCAATAATATAACAATTTTAATGGGGGATTCTGGGACAGGGAAAACAGCAACATTTTCGTTTATCAGAGAATGTATGGCGATTAATCCTCAGATTTTGTGTTTGGATAATTATGACTATCAAAAAGATATAAAAGAAATACTCAGCCAGACAGAGGGAAAACTGATTGTCATTGATAATGCAGATATTTTGTTGAATGACGATACACGGAAGTATATTTCGTTAGATGATAAAAATCAGTATCTGATTATCGGAAGAAATCCTAAAAATCTGTTCGCAACGAAAGAAAATCTATTTGAATTGGCAAGTGAAAAGGTCGGAGAGCAGACGGTGTTTACGATAAAACCGTATATATAA
- a CDS encoding DUF4869 domain-containing protein, producing the protein MITIFKHKKDIPQDKEYIELNDIFFNQNTATRLDDKAAKYIQLIDVSELISKYKIRSRFEDITLNIDQLSTGCKTVLNVLYFPDKVFCLKECGNNALETLYSFEEGYVYSEYAMIPFNMKRVKAQTSRECQVIEDYEELKEWWENEE; encoded by the coding sequence ATGATAACGATTTTTAAGCACAAGAAAGATATACCTCAAGATAAAGAATATATAGAATTGAATGATATCTTTTTTAATCAAAATACGGCAACGAGACTAGATGATAAAGCGGCAAAGTATATTCAACTGATAGATGTTTCGGAACTTATCAGCAAATATAAAATTCGATCACGTTTTGAAGATATTACGCTGAATATAGATCAACTTTCTACGGGATGTAAAACAGTATTGAATGTATTGTATTTTCCGGACAAGGTGTTTTGCTTAAAAGAATGTGGAAATAATGCTTTGGAAACATTGTATAGTTTCGAAGAGGGATATGTATATAGTGAATATGCAATGATTCCGTTTAACATGAAACGTGTGAAGGCTCAGACTAGTAGAGAATGTCAAGTGATCGAGGATTACGAAGAACTAAAGGAGTGGTGGGAAAATGAAGAGTAA